Proteins encoded together in one Cellulomonas gilvus ATCC 13127 window:
- a CDS encoding lysophospholipid acyltransferase family protein — protein sequence MFYWLMKRVFVGPLLQLVYRPWIKGAENVPASGAAILASNHLAVIDSFFLPLMLDRELVFIGKQEYFTGRGLKGRLTAGFMRGVGTIPVDRGGGKASEAALRTGLRRLEAGDLFGIYPEGTRSPDGRLYRGKTGIARLALESGAPVIPVAMVGTNIAQPVGRTIPRVMRIGMVVGEPLDFSRYRGMENDRFILRSVTDEIMYAIMSLSGQEYVDVYAATQKARIAAGVAATPDAADDARTVAPGGRPAPDVQVPVPPQDEGEPSVG from the coding sequence TTGTTCTACTGGTTGATGAAGCGGGTGTTCGTCGGTCCGTTGCTCCAGCTCGTGTACCGGCCCTGGATCAAGGGCGCGGAGAACGTGCCGGCCTCGGGTGCGGCGATCCTCGCGAGCAACCACCTCGCGGTGATCGACTCGTTCTTCCTGCCGCTCATGCTCGACCGCGAGCTCGTGTTCATCGGCAAGCAGGAGTACTTCACGGGGCGGGGCCTCAAGGGTCGGCTCACCGCGGGCTTCATGCGCGGCGTGGGGACCATCCCGGTCGACCGCGGGGGCGGCAAGGCCAGCGAGGCGGCGCTGCGGACGGGCCTGCGGCGGCTCGAGGCCGGTGACCTGTTCGGCATCTACCCCGAGGGGACGCGCAGCCCCGACGGCCGCCTGTACCGCGGCAAGACCGGCATCGCGCGGCTCGCGCTCGAGTCCGGTGCCCCCGTGATCCCCGTCGCGATGGTGGGCACCAACATCGCGCAGCCCGTCGGCAGGACGATCCCGCGCGTCATGCGGATCGGCATGGTCGTGGGGGAGCCGCTCGACTTCTCGCGCTACCGCGGCATGGAGAACGACCGCTTCATCCTGCGGTCCGTCACCGACGAGATCATGTACGCGATCATGAGCCTGTCCGGCCAGGAGTACGTGGACGTCTACGCGGCGACGCAGAAGGCCCGGATCGCGGCGGGCGTGGCGGCCACGCCGGACGCCGCCGACGACGCGCGCACGGTCGCACCGGGCGGTCGGCCCGCACCCGACGTCCAGGTTCCGGTACCGCCGCAGGACGAGGGCGAGCCGTCAGTAGGATGA
- a CDS encoding pyrophosphate--fructose-6-phosphate 1-phosphotransferase produces the protein MSVRRVALLTAGGFAPCLSSAVGGLIERYTEIAPDVEIIAYEHGYYGLLRGDKIVIDAETRQRAGVLHRFGGSPIGNSRVKLTNAKDCVKRGLVAEGQDPLQVAAEQLKADGVDVLHTIGGDDTNTTAADLAAYLADNGYGLTVVGLPKTIDNDVVPIRQSLGAWTAAEEAAGFAANVIGEHRSGPRMLIVHEVMGRHCGWLTAAAAAEYRKWLDQQEWVPGIGLSRERWDVHAVFVPELAIDIDAEAERLKGIMDSQGNVNIFLSEGAGMHEIVDQLTAAGTPPERDPFGHVKLDTINPGQWFAKQFADKLGAEKTMVQKSGYYSRAAAANAEDLRLIKSMTDLAVECALRGESGVIGHDEERGDVLRAIEFPRIAGGKAFDVTQPWFGALLADIGQSLVPASHS, from the coding sequence ATGTCGGTCCGTCGCGTCGCCCTCCTCACCGCGGGTGGCTTCGCCCCGTGCCTCTCGTCCGCCGTCGGTGGCCTCATCGAGCGCTACACCGAGATCGCGCCGGACGTCGAGATCATCGCCTACGAGCACGGGTACTACGGGCTGCTGCGGGGCGACAAGATCGTCATCGACGCCGAGACGCGCCAGAGGGCCGGCGTCCTGCACCGGTTCGGCGGCTCGCCGATCGGCAACTCGCGCGTCAAGCTCACCAACGCCAAGGACTGCGTCAAGCGCGGCCTGGTCGCCGAGGGCCAGGACCCGCTCCAGGTGGCGGCCGAGCAGCTCAAGGCCGACGGCGTCGACGTGCTGCACACGATCGGCGGCGACGACACGAACACGACGGCCGCGGACCTGGCCGCCTACCTCGCGGACAACGGGTACGGCCTGACCGTGGTCGGCCTGCCCAAGACGATCGACAACGACGTGGTCCCGATCCGGCAGTCGCTCGGTGCGTGGACGGCGGCCGAGGAGGCCGCGGGCTTCGCTGCGAACGTCATCGGCGAGCACCGCTCCGGTCCGCGCATGCTGATCGTGCACGAGGTCATGGGCCGGCACTGCGGATGGCTCACGGCCGCGGCGGCCGCCGAGTACCGCAAGTGGCTCGACCAGCAGGAGTGGGTCCCCGGCATCGGCCTGTCGCGCGAGCGCTGGGACGTGCACGCGGTGTTCGTGCCCGAGCTCGCGATCGACATCGACGCTGAGGCCGAGCGGCTCAAGGGCATCATGGACAGCCAGGGCAACGTCAACATCTTCCTGTCGGAGGGTGCGGGCATGCACGAGATCGTCGACCAGCTGACGGCGGCAGGCACGCCCCCCGAGCGCGACCCGTTCGGCCACGTGAAGCTCGACACGATCAACCCGGGCCAGTGGTTCGCCAAGCAGTTCGCGGACAAGCTCGGCGCCGAGAAGACGATGGTCCAGAAGTCGGGCTACTACTCGCGTGCCGCGGCCGCCAACGCCGAGGACCTGCGCCTGATCAAGTCCATGACGGACCTCGCGGTGGAGTGCGCGCTGCGCGGCGAGTCCGGCGTGATCGGGCACGACGAGGAGCGCGGCGACGTGCTGCGTGCGATCGAGTTCCCGCGCATCGCCGGTGGCAAGGCGTTCGACGTGACGCAGCCGTGGTTCGGTGCGCTGCTCGCGGACATCGGCCAGTCGCTGGTCCCCGCGAGTCACTCGTGA
- a CDS encoding class II 3-deoxy-7-phosphoheptulonate synthase, giving the protein MSVEPDPQVVAGLDAWRSLPAGQQPAWPDADALARVTDRLAALPPLVFAGEADALRAQLAAAGRGEAFLLQGGDCAETFAEATADNIRNKIKTILQMAVVLTYGASLPVVKMGRMAGQYAKPRSSDSETRDGVTLPAFRGDIINGFDFTPEARTPDPQRLLEAYHTSASTLNLIRAFTTGGFASLLRVHEWNKGFTTNPAYARYEEIAAEIDRAIRFMAACGADFDALRTVDFYSSHEGLLLDYERPLTRIDSRTGLPYDCSAHFVWIGERTRELGGAHIDYFSRVQNPLGVKLGPTSTGDDAIALIDALNPTGEPGRLTFVTRMGAGKIRDRLPALVEKVAADGRPVTWVCDPMHGNGITSATGYKTRRFSDVMDEVAGFFEVHRALGTVPGGLHIELTGDDVTEVLGGAEEIDDERLAERYETLVDPRLNHQQSLELAFQVVELLRAA; this is encoded by the coding sequence GTGAGCGTGGAGCCGGACCCGCAGGTGGTCGCCGGGCTCGACGCCTGGCGATCCCTGCCCGCGGGTCAGCAGCCGGCGTGGCCGGACGCCGACGCGCTCGCGCGGGTGACGGACCGGCTCGCCGCGCTGCCCCCGCTCGTGTTCGCGGGCGAGGCGGACGCGCTGCGGGCGCAGCTCGCGGCGGCAGGTCGGGGTGAGGCGTTCCTGCTCCAGGGCGGCGACTGCGCCGAGACGTTCGCCGAGGCGACCGCGGACAACATCCGGAACAAGATCAAGACGATCCTGCAGATGGCCGTCGTGCTGACGTACGGCGCGAGCCTGCCGGTCGTGAAGATGGGCCGGATGGCGGGGCAGTACGCCAAGCCGCGTTCCTCGGACAGCGAGACGCGGGACGGGGTCACGCTCCCGGCGTTCCGGGGCGACATCATCAACGGCTTCGACTTCACACCCGAGGCGCGGACGCCCGACCCGCAGCGGCTCCTCGAGGCCTACCACACGTCCGCGTCGACGCTGAACCTCATCCGGGCGTTCACCACGGGCGGCTTCGCGTCGCTGCTGCGCGTGCACGAGTGGAACAAGGGCTTCACGACGAACCCCGCGTACGCGCGGTACGAGGAGATCGCGGCCGAGATCGACCGCGCGATCCGGTTCATGGCCGCGTGCGGCGCCGACTTCGACGCGCTGCGCACGGTGGACTTCTACTCCTCGCACGAGGGGCTGCTGCTCGACTACGAGCGCCCGCTCACGCGCATCGACAGCCGTACGGGTCTGCCGTACGACTGCTCGGCGCACTTCGTGTGGATCGGGGAGCGCACGCGTGAGCTCGGTGGCGCGCACATCGACTACTTCTCGCGCGTGCAGAACCCCCTGGGCGTCAAGCTCGGCCCGACCTCCACGGGCGACGACGCGATCGCGCTGATCGACGCGCTCAACCCGACGGGGGAGCCGGGGCGCCTCACGTTCGTGACGCGGATGGGCGCGGGCAAGATCCGTGACCGGCTCCCGGCTCTCGTCGAGAAGGTCGCGGCTGACGGCCGTCCGGTGACGTGGGTGTGCGACCCGATGCACGGGAACGGCATCACGTCGGCGACGGGCTACAAGACGCGCCGCTTCTCCGACGTGATGGACGAGGTCGCGGGCTTCTTCGAGGTGCACCGCGCGCTGGGCACCGTCCCCGGCGGGCTGCACATCGAGCTCACGGGCGACGACGTGACCGAGGTCCTCGGCGGCGCCGAGGAGATCGACGACGAGCGGCTCGCGGAGCGCTACGAGACGCTCGTGGACCCGCGCCTGAACCACCAGCAGTCGCTCGAGCTCGCGTTCCAGGTGGTGGAGCTGCTGCGCGCAGCCTGA